The following proteins are encoded in a genomic region of Oncorhynchus gorbuscha isolate QuinsamMale2020 ecotype Even-year linkage group LG11, OgorEven_v1.0, whole genome shotgun sequence:
- the LOC124048686 gene encoding hydroxycarboxylic acid receptor 2-like: MANFTTTEDDCCAFESPILDHVLPPILVLEFMFGLMGNVVALWMFIFHMDTWKPNSVYLAQLAVADSIVLFWLPFRADYYRRGEHWIHGDAMCRIMLFMLTANRGAGIFFLTAVAVDRYLKIVHPMNKINRMGLNYALWVSLGLWGMIIAATGYLLTNKHLFYRNNQTQCESFNICMGFSPLSTWHNTLYVTQFFLPTAIVTFCTVCITWQLKNKTIDTGGKIKRAVQFVKAVTLIFIICFFPSTVSRIAVWILKAWYNECHYFKEASLAFYTSVCFTYFNSVLNPIVYYFSSSAFSGNFQKLFNRLLGRKEEEVPPASPETGTKISSANTVSGRSSDFQSQVQGEGLYLQSVSDLFIVM, encoded by the coding sequence ATGGCAAACTTCACTACTACAGAAGATGACTGCTGTGCCTTTGAGTCTCCCATCCTGGACCATGTCCTGCCTCCCATCCTGGTGCTGGAGTTCATGTTTGGGCTGATGGGGAATGTTGTGGCTCTGTGGATGTTTATTTTCCACATGGACACCTGGAAGCCCAACTCTGTCTACCTCGCACAGCTGGCCGTTGCCGACTCCATCGTCCTGTTCTGGCTTCCATTCAGAGCCGACTACTACCGACGCGGGGAGCACTGGATCCATGGTGATGCCATGTGTCGGATTATGCTGTTCATGTTGACGGCCAACCGCGGCGCTGGCATCTTCTTCCTCACTGCAGTGGCTGTCGACCGTTACCTCAAGATCGTTCACCCCATGAACAAGATCAACCGGATGGGCCTGAATTATGCTCTGTGGGTGTCTCTGGGCCTGTGGGGGATGATCATCGCTGCAACCGGGTACCTGCTGACCAACAAACACTTATTCTACCGCAACAACCAGACACAGTGCGAGAGCTTCAACATCTGCATGGGCTTCAGCCCGCTGTCTACGTGGCACAACACCTTATACGTGACCCAGTTCTTCTTGCCCACTGCCATTGTCACCTTCTGCACGGTCTGCATCACCTGGCAGCTGAAGAACAAGACGATCGACACCGGGGGCAAGATCAAACGTGCGGTGCAGTTTGTCAAGGCCGTGACACTCATCTTCATAATTTGCTTCTTTCCCAGTACAGTGTCTCGGATCGCTGTGTGGATCCTCAAGGCCTGGTACAACGAGTGCCATTATTTCAAAGAGGCCAGTTTGGCGTTCTACACCTCTGTGTGTTTCACCTACTTCAACAGCGTGCTGAACCCCATCGTGTACTACTTCTCCAGCTCTGCCTTCAGTGGGAACTTCCAGAAGCTGTTCAACAGACTgctggggaggaaagaggaggaggtacCGCCAGCCTCACCTGAGACTGGGACAAAGATCAGCAGTGCAAATACAGTGTCAGGGAGGAGTAGTGACTTTCAATCACAGGTCCAGGGTGAGGGCCTGTACTTGCAAAGCGTCTCAGACTTATTCATTGTGATGTAA